A single window of Achromobacter xylosoxidans DNA harbors:
- a CDS encoding type II toxin-antitoxin system VapC family toxin, with amino-acid sequence MILVDTSIWIDHLSDGEPCLVRLLEEESVLMHPFIAGELALGSLGRRDVVLGTMSLLPQVVRASHDEVMHFLHSERLFGKGIGYVDLHLLASTRLTPGAALWTREKRLQALATTLSLAVDPPRYH; translated from the coding sequence ATGATCCTGGTTGACACTTCCATCTGGATAGATCATTTATCCGACGGCGAGCCATGTCTGGTGCGCTTGCTGGAGGAAGAAAGTGTATTGATGCACCCGTTCATCGCGGGTGAATTGGCGCTGGGTTCGTTGGGCCGGCGTGACGTTGTATTGGGTACGATGTCGCTATTGCCTCAAGTCGTGCGTGCGAGTCATGACGAAGTCATGCACTTTCTTCATAGCGAGAGATTGTTTGGAAAGGGCATTGGTTATGTGGATTTACACTTGTTGGCGTCCACGCGACTGACACCTGGCGCGGCGCTATGGACCAGGGAAAAACGGCTGCAGGCACTCGCCACCACCTTGAGCCTGGCGGTTGATCCCCCGAGATATCATTGA
- a CDS encoding DMT family transporter — MTRADASPTPARYLLFPLLAALIWSVNMIVTKMAAGVIAPAAIGFYRWALAGLLLTPFALPAAWRQRRALWPYLPKFAVLGGLGMALYQGLAYVAASSTTATNMGIITAMIPLLTIAVGAVVLRERPSLMALLGGLLSLAGLALLIGEGDPARLLSVGANHGDVLMGVAALAYALYGVLLRRWGLPAGPWVSLYVQVAFGVLFQLPTFLMAPASPLNAENLPLVLYAGLFPSLFAPFLWMQGVRHLGPARASVFLNLMPVATVAIAALFLDEKPHLFHIVGGAMALAGVMLAQMRAPFAGARRARVAS, encoded by the coding sequence ATGACGCGCGCAGATGCTTCGCCCACCCCGGCTCGCTATTTGTTGTTCCCGCTGCTGGCGGCTTTGATCTGGTCGGTCAACATGATCGTGACCAAGATGGCGGCCGGCGTGATCGCGCCGGCCGCCATCGGCTTTTACCGCTGGGCGCTGGCCGGGCTGCTGCTGACGCCGTTCGCGCTGCCGGCCGCCTGGCGCCAGCGGCGCGCGCTGTGGCCTTACCTGCCCAAGTTCGCGGTGCTGGGCGGCCTGGGCATGGCGCTGTACCAGGGCCTGGCCTATGTGGCGGCCAGCAGCACCACCGCCACCAACATGGGCATCATCACCGCGATGATTCCGTTGCTGACGATCGCGGTCGGCGCCGTGGTGTTGCGCGAGCGTCCCTCCCTGATGGCGCTGCTGGGCGGCCTGCTGTCGCTGGCGGGGCTGGCGTTGCTGATCGGCGAAGGCGATCCGGCGCGCCTGCTGTCGGTGGGCGCGAACCATGGCGACGTGCTGATGGGCGTGGCCGCGCTGGCCTATGCGTTGTACGGCGTGCTGCTGCGGCGCTGGGGCCTGCCGGCCGGACCGTGGGTGTCGCTGTACGTGCAGGTGGCGTTCGGCGTGCTGTTCCAGTTGCCCACCTTCCTGATGGCGCCGGCCTCGCCGCTCAATGCCGAGAACCTGCCGCTGGTGCTGTATGCGGGCCTGTTCCCGTCGCTGTTCGCGCCGTTCCTGTGGATGCAGGGCGTGCGCCACCTGGGGCCGGCCCGCGCCAGCGTGTTCCTGAACCTGATGCCGGTGGCCACGGTGGCGATCGCGGCGTTGTTCCTGGACGAGAAACCGCACCTGTTCCACATCGTTGGCGGCGCGATGGCGCTGGCCGGCGTGATGCTGGCGCAGATGCGCGCGCCATTCGCCGGCGCGCGCCGCGCGCGGGTTGCCTCGTAG
- a CDS encoding aminoglycoside N(3)-acetyltransferase, with product MTEADLLARTPFPATRDSLAAQLREGGLRPGATVLVHTSLRALGWIAGGPVALIHALLDCVGSDGLVAMPAHSSDLTDPAQWQAPPVPAAWLDTLYEHMPAYDPAITPTRGMGAVAELFRTWPGAVRSLHPTCSFAAVGAGAQTLTAGHQLEDPLGETSPLAKLLRADAEILLLGVGFDVCTMLHLAEQRAWPARPRQPEASPIIEHGRRVWKRYDQPALLDSDHFLPVGQSLIDAGLARRFPLGAGHGLRVSARVAVEHAARYWQGQPAPG from the coding sequence ATGACCGAAGCCGACCTGCTGGCCCGTACCCCGTTTCCCGCCACCCGCGACAGCCTCGCGGCGCAATTGCGCGAGGGCGGCCTGCGCCCCGGCGCCACGGTGCTCGTGCACACCTCGCTGCGCGCCCTGGGCTGGATCGCGGGCGGTCCCGTGGCGCTGATCCACGCCTTGCTCGATTGCGTCGGTTCCGACGGCCTGGTGGCGATGCCGGCGCACTCCTCCGACCTGACCGATCCCGCGCAATGGCAGGCGCCGCCGGTGCCGGCCGCCTGGCTGGACACCCTGTACGAGCACATGCCGGCCTACGATCCCGCCATCACGCCCACGCGTGGCATGGGCGCGGTGGCCGAACTGTTCCGCACCTGGCCCGGCGCCGTGCGCAGCCTGCATCCCACCTGTTCGTTCGCGGCCGTCGGCGCCGGCGCCCAAACGCTGACCGCCGGCCACCAACTGGAGGACCCGCTGGGCGAAACCTCGCCGCTGGCCAAGCTGTTGCGCGCCGACGCCGAGATCCTGTTGCTGGGCGTCGGCTTCGATGTCTGCACCATGCTGCACCTGGCCGAACAACGCGCCTGGCCGGCGCGGCCGCGCCAGCCCGAAGCCTCGCCCATCATCGAGCACGGCCGGCGTGTCTGGAAGCGATATGATCAGCCCGCCTTGCTCGACTCCGATCATTTCCTGCCGGTCGGCCAGTCGTTGATCGACGCCGGACTGGCGCGGCGCTTCCCGCTCGGCGCGGGCCACGGCCTGCGCGTGTCAGCGCGGGTCGCCGTCGAACACGCCGCGCGCTACTGGCAAGGCCAGCCCGCGCCGGGCTGA
- the minE gene encoding cell division topological specificity factor MinE gives MSFLSFLLGQKKTSASVAKERLQIILAHERGRGDSPDYLPQLQQELIAVISKYVKINPEDIKVHLERQDTLEVLEVKIEMPQSET, from the coding sequence ATGTCCTTCCTGTCGTTTCTGCTTGGTCAAAAGAAAACCTCCGCTTCCGTCGCCAAGGAACGGTTGCAGATCATCCTGGCCCACGAGCGGGGCCGTGGCGATTCGCCCGACTACCTGCCGCAATTGCAGCAGGAACTGATCGCGGTGATCTCGAAGTACGTGAAGATCAATCCCGAGGACATCAAGGTGCACCTGGAACGCCAGGACACGCTCGAAGTGCTCGAGGTCAAGATCGAGATGCCGCAAAGCGAAACCTGA
- a CDS encoding isochorismatase family protein, which translates to MLLQASDSTLLIVDMQGRLMPAIHDGDAVVAANAKLARAARLLDVPVVATEHHSKMLGVTVAPLAELVQSTFQKMHFSAAREQGFDAWLPAARKTVLVTGCEAHICVLQTVIGLTGLGYKAVLVADAAGSRKSSDHHAALRRARAHGAEIVTTEMAIFEWMETCEHPRFRDVLRLVK; encoded by the coding sequence ATGTTGTTGCAAGCCTCCGATTCCACGCTGCTCATCGTCGACATGCAGGGCCGCCTGATGCCTGCGATCCACGACGGCGACGCGGTGGTGGCGGCCAACGCCAAGCTGGCGCGGGCCGCGCGGCTGCTGGATGTCCCCGTGGTCGCCACCGAGCATCACAGCAAGATGCTGGGCGTCACCGTGGCGCCGCTCGCCGAGCTGGTGCAGTCCACTTTCCAGAAGATGCACTTTTCGGCCGCGCGCGAACAAGGCTTCGATGCCTGGCTGCCGGCGGCGCGAAAAACGGTGCTGGTGACCGGCTGCGAAGCCCACATCTGCGTGTTGCAGACCGTCATCGGTTTGACCGGGCTGGGTTACAAGGCGGTGCTGGTGGCCGATGCGGCCGGTTCGCGCAAATCGTCCGACCACCATGCCGCGTTGCGCCGCGCGCGCGCCCACGGCGCCGAGATCGTCACCACGGAAATGGCCATTTTCGAGTGGATGGAGACCTGCGAGCATCCGCGCTTCCGCGACGTGTTACGTCTGGTCAAATAG
- the ettA gene encoding energy-dependent translational throttle protein EttA, which yields MAQYVYTMNRVGKIVPPKRQILRDISLSFFPGAKIGVLGLNGSGKSTLLKIMAGVDREIEGEAIPMPGLNIGYLPQEPQLNPEHTVRQAVEEGLGAVVTAKKRLDEVYAAYAEPDADFDALAAEQAELEAIIAAAASSGADDIEHQMEIAADALRLPPWDAIVGNLSGGEKRRVALCRLLLSKPDMLLLDEPTNHLDAESVEWLEQFLHKFPGTVVGVTHDRYFLDNAAEWILELDRGYGIPWKGNYSSWLEQKEDRLKQEEASESARQKTIKKELEWVRQNPKGRQAKAKARLARFEELSSYEYQKRNETQEIFIPVGERLGNEVIEFNNVSKAYGDRLLIDNLSFKIPAGAIVGIIGANGAGKSTLFRMIAGREQPDSGEVKIGQTVKLAYVDQSRDALEDKKTVFDAVADGADLLTVGKFEMSSRAYLGRFNFKGGDQNKVVGQLSGGERGRLHMAKTLIAGGNVLLLDEPSNDLDVETLRALEDALLEFPGSVMVISHDRWFLDRIATHILAFEGDSQVVFFDGNYQEYEADKKRRLGEEGAKPKRLRYKALK from the coding sequence ATGGCCCAATACGTCTACACCATGAACCGCGTCGGCAAGATCGTGCCGCCCAAGCGGCAGATCCTGCGTGACATCTCGCTTTCGTTTTTTCCTGGCGCCAAGATCGGCGTGCTGGGCCTGAACGGCTCGGGCAAGTCGACGCTGCTGAAGATCATGGCGGGCGTGGATCGCGAGATCGAAGGCGAAGCCATCCCCATGCCGGGCCTGAACATCGGCTACCTGCCGCAGGAACCGCAGCTCAACCCCGAGCACACGGTGCGCCAGGCGGTTGAGGAAGGCCTGGGCGCGGTGGTCACCGCCAAGAAGCGCCTGGACGAGGTCTACGCCGCCTACGCCGAGCCGGACGCCGACTTCGACGCGCTGGCCGCCGAGCAGGCCGAGCTGGAAGCGATCATCGCGGCCGCCGCCTCCAGCGGCGCCGACGACATCGAACACCAGATGGAAATCGCCGCCGACGCGCTGCGCCTGCCGCCCTGGGACGCCATCGTCGGCAACCTGTCCGGCGGTGAAAAGCGCCGCGTGGCGCTGTGCCGCCTGCTGCTGTCCAAGCCCGACATGCTGCTGCTGGATGAGCCCACCAACCACCTGGATGCCGAAAGCGTCGAATGGCTGGAACAGTTCCTGCACAAGTTCCCGGGCACCGTCGTCGGCGTGACCCACGATCGGTACTTCCTGGACAACGCCGCCGAATGGATCCTCGAACTGGACCGCGGCTACGGCATTCCCTGGAAGGGCAACTACAGCTCCTGGCTGGAGCAGAAGGAAGATCGCCTCAAGCAGGAAGAGGCGTCCGAATCGGCCCGCCAGAAGACCATCAAGAAGGAACTGGAGTGGGTGCGCCAGAACCCGAAGGGCCGCCAGGCCAAGGCCAAGGCGCGCCTGGCCCGCTTCGAGGAACTGTCGTCCTACGAATACCAGAAGCGCAACGAGACCCAGGAAATCTTCATTCCGGTGGGTGAGCGCCTGGGCAACGAGGTCATCGAATTCAACAACGTCAGCAAGGCCTACGGCGACCGCCTGCTGATCGACAACCTCAGCTTCAAGATCCCGGCCGGCGCCATCGTCGGCATCATCGGCGCCAACGGCGCCGGTAAATCGACGCTGTTCCGCATGATCGCGGGCCGCGAGCAGCCGGATTCGGGCGAAGTGAAGATCGGCCAGACCGTCAAGCTGGCCTACGTCGACCAGTCGCGCGACGCGCTCGAAGACAAGAAGACCGTGTTCGACGCGGTCGCCGACGGCGCCGACCTGCTCACCGTGGGCAAGTTCGAAATGTCCTCGCGCGCCTACCTGGGCCGCTTCAACTTCAAGGGCGGCGACCAGAACAAGGTGGTCGGCCAGTTGTCGGGCGGTGAACGCGGCCGCCTGCACATGGCCAAGACGCTGATCGCCGGCGGCAACGTGCTGCTGCTGGACGAACCGTCCAACGACCTCGACGTCGAAACGCTGCGCGCGCTGGAAGACGCGCTGCTGGAGTTCCCCGGCAGCGTCATGGTCATCAGCCACGACCGCTGGTTCCTGGACCGTATCGCCACGCACATCCTGGCTTTCGAGGGCGATTCGCAGGTGGTGTTCTTCGACGGCAACTACCAGGAGTACGAAGCCGACAAGAAGCGCCGCCTGGGCGAAGAGGGCGCCAAGCCCAAGCGCCTGCGCTACAAGGCGCTGAAGTAA
- a CDS encoding type II toxin-antitoxin system VapB family antitoxin produces MIESKSSSFDANFCSNHFKEASVRTTVTLDDDLLELARTYTGVQETSALVTRALTQLVQKEAAKRLAKLGGSSPKLKPIPRRQTETCNDPG; encoded by the coding sequence ATGATAGAATCAAAAAGTTCATCATTTGATGCGAATTTTTGCTCCAATCATTTCAAGGAGGCCAGTGTGCGTACGACTGTGACGCTCGATGACGACCTGCTCGAATTGGCCCGTACCTATACGGGCGTCCAGGAGACATCGGCGCTCGTAACGCGAGCGCTGACCCAGCTCGTGCAGAAAGAGGCCGCGAAGCGGCTGGCCAAGCTTGGTGGTAGTTCGCCCAAGTTGAAGCCTATCCCGCGGCGGCAGACGGAAACCTGCAATGATCCTGGTTGA
- a CDS encoding glycine zipper 2TM domain-containing protein codes for MKIASLSKICVAVAMAAAMAGCSSWDSMSHRQKSTVGGAALGGVAGAVITNGGILGTVGGAAIGGVIGDQVGKH; via the coding sequence ATGAAAATCGCATCTCTTTCCAAAATCTGTGTCGCTGTCGCCATGGCCGCCGCCATGGCCGGTTGCTCGTCGTGGGACAGCATGAGCCACCGCCAGAAAAGCACGGTGGGCGGTGCGGCGCTCGGCGGTGTGGCGGGTGCCGTCATCACCAACGGCGGCATCCTCGGCACGGTGGGCGGCGCGGCGATCGGCGGCGTCATCGGTGATCAGGTGGGCAAGCACTAA
- the minC gene encoding septum site-determining protein MinC: MNTESLALDFKSATLYAIRVVLHSADPERLNAALAKRMADAGSFFENEPVVIDASRVEDTIDWPALVAALRGHNLPPIGVVAEGANLAAARAAGLTPVELSTPAARPAQVIDTAPPNDVATPVPSVPAAAVEIAPAPTPAAEAQVDKAADKTADKSADKATDKPADKAAAEPLPERAAASTTSAPSPTPAAPQSSSALVITKPLRSGQRVYARHTDLVVIGMVSQGAEVIADGNVHVYGPLRGKAMAGARGDTSARIFTTHLDAELLAVAGVYRVVEDKLDRSLHNQPALVRLDGDTLRIEALKA; this comes from the coding sequence ATGAACACTGAATCCCTAGCCCTGGACTTCAAGAGCGCCACCCTGTATGCCATCCGGGTGGTCCTGCACAGTGCCGATCCCGAACGCCTGAACGCCGCGCTGGCCAAGCGCATGGCGGACGCGGGCAGCTTCTTCGAGAACGAGCCCGTGGTGATCGACGCCAGCCGTGTCGAGGACACCATCGACTGGCCCGCCCTGGTCGCGGCCTTGCGCGGGCACAACCTGCCCCCCATCGGCGTCGTGGCCGAGGGCGCCAACCTGGCCGCGGCCCGCGCCGCCGGCCTGACGCCGGTGGAGCTGTCCACCCCCGCGGCCCGGCCGGCGCAGGTCATCGATACGGCGCCGCCCAACGATGTCGCCACGCCGGTGCCGTCGGTGCCGGCCGCCGCCGTCGAGATCGCCCCCGCCCCCACGCCCGCCGCTGAAGCGCAGGTCGACAAGGCTGCCGACAAGACCGCCGATAAATCCGCGGACAAGGCCACCGACAAGCCCGCCGACAAGGCGGCCGCCGAGCCGCTGCCCGAGCGCGCCGCCGCCAGCACCACATCGGCGCCCAGCCCCACGCCGGCCGCGCCGCAATCGTCATCGGCCCTGGTCATCACCAAGCCGCTGCGTTCGGGCCAGCGCGTCTACGCGCGCCATACCGACCTGGTCGTGATCGGCATGGTAAGCCAGGGCGCCGAGGTCATCGCCGACGGCAACGTGCACGTGTACGGTCCGCTGCGCGGCAAGGCCATGGCCGGCGCGCGCGGCGACACGTCGGCGCGCATCTTCACCACGCACCTGGACGCGGAGCTGCTGGCCGTGGCCGGCGTGTACCGCGTGGTGGAAGACAAGCTCGACCGCTCGCTGCACAACCAGCCCGCGCTGGTCCGGCTGGACGGCGACACCCTGCGCATCGAGGCCTTGAAAGCCTGA
- the minD gene encoding septum site-determining protein MinD — translation MTRIVVVTSGKGGVGKTTTSASFSAGLAMRGHKTAVIDFDVGLRNLDLIMGCERRVVYDFVNVIQGEATLNQALIKDKQLENLFILPASQTRDKDALTQEGVEKVINDLKEMGFDYIVCDSPAGIETGALMAAYFADDALVVTNPEVSSVRDSDRILGILAAKSKRAVEGGEPVKEFLLLTRYNPKRVVDGEMLSLGDIEDILRIKLIGVIPESEAVLQASNQGLPAIHLKDTDVSEAYKDVVARYLGEDKALRFTDYEKPGFLKRLFGGK, via the coding sequence ATGACACGCATTGTTGTGGTGACTTCCGGCAAAGGCGGCGTGGGCAAGACCACGACGAGCGCCAGTTTTTCCGCGGGCCTCGCGATGCGGGGCCACAAGACCGCTGTCATCGACTTCGATGTCGGCCTGCGCAACCTCGACCTCATCATGGGTTGCGAGCGGCGCGTGGTGTACGACTTCGTCAATGTGATCCAGGGCGAAGCCACGCTGAACCAGGCGCTGATCAAGGACAAGCAGCTTGAAAACCTGTTCATCCTGCCCGCCTCGCAGACGCGCGACAAGGACGCGCTGACGCAGGAAGGCGTGGAAAAGGTCATCAACGACCTGAAGGAAATGGGCTTCGACTACATCGTCTGCGACTCGCCCGCCGGCATCGAGACGGGCGCGCTGATGGCGGCCTATTTCGCCGACGACGCGCTGGTCGTGACCAACCCGGAAGTCTCGTCGGTGCGCGATTCCGACCGCATCCTGGGCATCCTGGCGGCCAAGTCCAAACGCGCCGTCGAGGGCGGCGAGCCGGTCAAGGAATTCCTGCTGCTGACGCGCTACAACCCCAAGCGCGTGGTCGACGGCGAAATGCTGTCGCTGGGCGACATCGAGGACATCCTGCGCATCAAGCTGATCGGCGTCATTCCCGAGTCCGAAGCCGTGCTGCAAGCCTCCAACCAGGGCCTGCCCGCCATCCACCTGAAAGATACCGACGTCTCCGAGGCCTACAAGGACGTCGTGGCCCGCTACCTGGGCGAAGACAAGGCCCTGCGCTTTACCGACTACGAAAAGCCGGGTTTCCTGAAACGCCTGTTCGGAGGCAAGTAA
- a CDS encoding glutamine--tRNA ligase/YqeY domain fusion protein, translated as MTSATTPTPAASNFLLNIVEDDLQANRFQGKRWAGKPGPAAVQQQGEPDPAKIRTRFPPEPNGYLHIGHAKSICVNFGLARDFGGVCHLRFDDTNPEKEDQEYVDAIIEAVHWLGFDWKADGRDNLYFASDYFGYMYEFAEALVEAGHAYVDEQSPDEIRANRGTLTEPGTDSPWRNRPAAESIALLREMRDGKHPDGSLVLRAKINMASPNINLRDPVMYRVRHATHHRTGNQWCIYPMYSWAHPVEDALEGITHSVCTLEFEDQRPFYDWILERLAELGKLAKPLPHQYEFSRLNVSYVVTSKRKLLQLVREGHVDGWDDPRMPTIFGLRRRGYTPASIRLFCDRTAVSKSDSRIDYSLLEQAVRDDLDPIAPRSVAVLDPLKLVITNYPEGQTEICTAPRNPHDPEAGLREFPLSRELWIERDDFREEAPKKYFRLFPGNLVRLKYGYVVRCTGFTKNEAGEVVEVQAEYLPETRSGTPGADSVKVKGNITWVSAAHAVPAQIHLYDRLFADPRPDGGDKDFLACLNPNSKETVTAWLEPGTVATPGATWQFERLGYFTADIKESTAEKPVLNRIVTLRDSWVQG; from the coding sequence ATGACCTCCGCCACGACGCCGACCCCCGCCGCATCCAATTTCCTGCTCAACATCGTCGAGGACGACCTGCAAGCCAACCGCTTCCAGGGCAAGCGTTGGGCCGGCAAGCCTGGCCCGGCCGCCGTGCAGCAGCAGGGCGAGCCCGACCCGGCGAAGATCCGCACCCGTTTTCCGCCGGAGCCCAACGGCTACCTGCACATCGGCCACGCCAAGAGCATCTGCGTGAACTTCGGCCTGGCGCGCGACTTCGGCGGCGTCTGTCACCTGCGCTTCGACGACACCAACCCCGAGAAGGAAGACCAGGAATACGTCGACGCCATCATCGAGGCCGTGCACTGGCTGGGCTTCGACTGGAAGGCCGACGGCCGCGACAACCTGTACTTCGCCAGCGACTACTTCGGCTATATGTATGAGTTCGCCGAGGCGCTGGTCGAGGCCGGCCATGCCTACGTCGACGAACAGAGCCCCGACGAGATCCGCGCCAACCGCGGCACCCTGACCGAACCCGGCACCGACTCGCCCTGGCGCAACCGCCCGGCCGCGGAGTCCATCGCGCTGCTGCGCGAGATGCGCGACGGCAAGCATCCGGATGGCAGCCTGGTGCTGCGCGCCAAGATCAACATGGCGTCGCCCAACATCAACCTGCGCGATCCGGTCATGTACCGCGTGCGCCACGCCACCCACCACCGCACCGGCAACCAGTGGTGCATCTACCCGATGTACAGCTGGGCGCACCCGGTGGAGGATGCGCTGGAAGGCATCACCCACAGCGTCTGCACGCTGGAGTTCGAAGACCAGCGGCCGTTCTACGACTGGATCCTGGAACGCCTGGCGGAGCTGGGCAAGCTGGCCAAGCCGCTGCCGCACCAGTACGAGTTTTCGCGCCTGAACGTGAGCTACGTGGTCACCAGCAAGCGCAAGCTGCTGCAACTGGTGCGCGAAGGCCACGTGGATGGCTGGGACGATCCGCGCATGCCGACCATTTTCGGCCTGCGCCGCCGCGGCTACACGCCGGCCTCGATCCGCCTGTTCTGCGACCGCACGGCGGTGTCGAAGTCGGATTCGCGCATCGACTACAGCCTGCTGGAACAGGCCGTGCGCGACGACCTGGACCCGATTGCGCCGCGTTCGGTGGCGGTGCTGGACCCGCTCAAGCTGGTCATCACCAACTATCCGGAAGGCCAGACCGAAATCTGCACGGCGCCGCGCAATCCGCACGATCCGGAGGCCGGCTTGCGCGAGTTCCCGCTGTCGCGCGAGCTGTGGATCGAGCGTGACGATTTCCGCGAGGAAGCGCCGAAGAAATACTTCCGCCTGTTCCCGGGCAACCTGGTGCGCCTGAAATACGGCTACGTGGTGCGTTGCACCGGCTTCACCAAGAACGAGGCCGGCGAAGTGGTCGAGGTGCAGGCCGAATACCTGCCGGAAACGCGCAGTGGCACGCCGGGCGCGGACAGCGTCAAGGTCAAGGGCAATATCACCTGGGTCAGCGCGGCGCATGCGGTGCCGGCGCAGATCCATCTGTACGACCGCCTGTTCGCGGATCCGCGGCCCGATGGCGGCGACAAGGATTTCCTGGCCTGCCTGAATCCGAATTCGAAGGAAACGGTGACGGCCTGGCTGGAACCGGGCACGGTGGCGACGCCGGGCGCGACCTGGCAGTTCGAGCGGCTGGGGTACTTCACGGCCGACATCAAGGAATCGACGGCGGAAAAGCCGGTGCTGAACCGCATCGTGACCTTGCGCGACTCCTGGGTGCAGGGCTGA